A stretch of Fundicoccus culcitae DNA encodes these proteins:
- a CDS encoding helix-turn-helix domain-containing protein has translation MSTDSMRKTEELARIIKDRRLELALTVQKASNIASVGVQTWKKYEAGNPIRQDKIKGILKALEWTKFPDNLNSDESIQSLLNEYQSHDAWSKTVFEYHGLFAAISFCAGTDILSDYIDHDLEELSSLPKGTHIGQLQDSELSFFLPSDYLMEYDYNFLFSLRKSLNSLISQYTHGNSLVAHKPIDEILLYLTVSVSDEYIKEIRDNLSFEESEKFEYSDGWIFDVFDDMDVETYLFSNFDIGIPNDYQFNNWFKEIFYVSRQE, from the coding sequence ATGTCTACAGATTCTATGAGAAAAACTGAAGAATTAGCCAGAATTATTAAAGATAGAAGATTAGAGCTAGCGTTAACTGTTCAGAAGGCTTCTAATATCGCTAGTGTTGGGGTACAGACTTGGAAAAAATATGAAGCTGGTAATCCAATAAGACAAGATAAAATCAAAGGAATACTAAAGGCTTTAGAATGGACGAAATTTCCTGATAATTTAAACTCTGATGAATCAATCCAATCTCTTTTAAACGAATATCAATCTCATGACGCTTGGTCAAAAACTGTTTTTGAATATCATGGTCTATTTGCTGCTATTTCATTTTGTGCGGGTACAGATATTCTTTCTGATTATATTGATCATGATTTAGAAGAATTATCTAGTCTTCCTAAAGGTACTCATATTGGACAATTGCAAGACTCAGAATTAAGTTTTTTCTTACCTAGTGATTATTTAATGGAATATGACTATAACTTTTTATTCTCCTTGAGGAAATCATTAAATTCCCTTATTAGTCAATATACTCATGGGAACTCTTTGGTGGCTCATAAACCTATTGATGAAATACTATTATATTTGACGGTTTCAGTATCAGATGAATATATTAAAGAAATAAGAGATAATTTATCTTTTGAAGAATCTGAAAAGTTTGAATATTCAGATGGTTGGATATTTGATGTTTTTGATGATATGGATGTTGAGACATATCTATTTTCAAACTTTGATATTGGAATACCAAATGATTATCAATTTAATAATTGGTTTAAAGAGATTTTCTATGTAAGTAGGCAAGAGTAA